A window of Lagenorhynchus albirostris chromosome 11, mLagAlb1.1, whole genome shotgun sequence contains these coding sequences:
- the BTG1 gene encoding protein BTG1, whose amino-acid sequence MHPFYTRAATMIGEIAAAVSFISKFLRTKGLTSERQLQTFSQSLQELLAEHYKHHWFPEKPCKGSGYRCIRINHKMDPLIGQAAQRIGLSSQELFRLLPSELTLWVDPYEVSYRIGEDGSICVLYEASPAGGSTQNSTNVQMVDSRISCKEELLLGRTSPSKNYNMMTVSG is encoded by the exons aTGCATCCCTTCTACACCCGGGCCGCCACCATGATAGGCGAGATCGCCGCCGCCGTGTCCTTCATCTCCAAGTTCCTCCGCACCAAGGGGCTCACGAGCGAGCGACAGCTGCAGACCTTCAGCCAGAGCCTGCAGGAGCtgctggcag AACATTATAAACATCACTGGTTCCCAGAAAAGCCCTGCAAGGGATCAGGTTACCGCTGTATTCGCATCAACCATAAAATGGATCCTCTGATTGGACAGGCAGCACAGCGGATTGGACTGAGCAGTCAGGAGCTGTTCAGGCTTCTCCCAAGTGAACTTACACTCTGGGTTGATCCTTACGAAGTGTCCTACAGAATTGGAGAGGATGGCTCCATCTGTGTGCTGTACGAAGCCTCACCAGCAGGAGGTAGCACCCAAAACAGCACCAACGTGCAAATGGTAGACAGCAGAATCAGCTGTAAGGAGGAACTTCTCTTGGGCAGAACAAGCCCTTCCAAAAACTACAATATGATGACTGTATCAGGTTAA